A window from Acidobacteriota bacterium encodes these proteins:
- the selD gene encoding selenide, water dikinase SelD encodes MDSTADFRLTSCAKSGGUAGKLSPVDLGGMLKGLRTKPDKNLIVGFDTSDDAGVYRISSEVALVQTVDFITPLCDDPYLYGQIAAANSLSDVYAMGGKPLTVMNVCCFPARGVPADVYRKILEGGLAKTLEAGATLVGGHTVKDEEMKYGLSVTGLVHPDRVLKNGGASAGDALILTKPVGTGVMVTASKRGVLPAATFQKALDLMARLNDVAGDLASAHGATSCTDITGFGLAGHLLEMAKGSRAGMRIRFKDLPHFPESLALIDQGIKTGVTESNRALVGTSIVFDAAVTEVQRWLFFDPQTSGGLMISVPSASADALVRDLVARGQTDSRIVGEVFAAAEPKVEVVAG; translated from the coding sequence ATGGACAGCACGGCCGATTTCAGGCTGACGAGCTGCGCCAAGTCCGGCGGGTGAGCGGGCAAGCTGAGTCCGGTGGACTTGGGAGGCATGCTCAAAGGACTTCGCACGAAACCCGACAAGAACCTGATCGTCGGCTTCGATACTTCGGACGACGCGGGCGTCTACCGGATTTCGAGTGAGGTGGCGCTCGTCCAGACGGTCGACTTCATCACGCCGCTCTGCGACGACCCGTACCTGTACGGACAGATCGCGGCGGCGAACTCGCTGAGCGACGTCTACGCCATGGGGGGGAAGCCCCTCACGGTGATGAACGTCTGCTGCTTCCCCGCCCGCGGCGTCCCGGCCGACGTCTACCGGAAGATCCTCGAGGGGGGCCTTGCGAAGACGCTCGAGGCCGGCGCGACGCTCGTCGGCGGCCACACCGTCAAGGACGAGGAGATGAAGTACGGCCTCTCGGTCACGGGCCTCGTCCATCCCGACAGGGTTCTCAAGAACGGCGGCGCGAGCGCGGGCGACGCCCTCATCCTCACGAAGCCCGTCGGCACCGGCGTGATGGTCACCGCCTCGAAGCGGGGCGTCCTCCCCGCCGCAACGTTCCAGAAGGCCCTCGACCTGATGGCCCGCCTGAACGACGTCGCGGGGGATCTCGCGAGCGCGCACGGCGCCACCTCGTGCACCGACATCACCGGCTTCGGCCTCGCGGGCCACCTCCTCGAGATGGCGAAGGGGAGTCGCGCCGGGATGAGGATCCGGTTCAAGGACCTCCCCCATTTCCCCGAGAGCCTCGCCCTGATCGACCAGGGGATCAAGACCGGGGTGACGGAGTCGAACCGGGCTCTCGTCGGCACGTCGATCGTCTTCGACGCGGCCGTCACCGAGGTCCAGAGGTGGCTCTTCTTCGACCCGCAGACTTCGGGGGGCCTCATGATCTCGGTCCCCTCGGCTTCGGCCGACGCGCTCGTCCGTGACCTGGTCGCTCGAGGGCAGACCGACAGCCGAATCGTCGGCGAGGTCTTCGCGGCGGCCGAGCCGAAGGTGGAGGTCGTTGCCGGGTGA
- a CDS encoding S8 family serine peptidase, translated as MNPTPDRSFRWLAPTALMLLLSAPIARAASPMPAIEPGVAEAVEGGRTVVVNIVLRGGHSLPPSPSASDEKELLESVAAAHRAFRGALPAHGVHLLREHTYAAGSVAEIDADGLEALEKMPQVESVYLDGTVHALDAEGNALIGSTTVNASGYTGAGMAAAIVDTGIDYTHPALGGCLGNVSSCRVKGGFDFVNNDSDPMDDNGHGTECSGVVGANSGTLKGVAPAVNFVGLKVLAANGSGSFSAVDSALNWVLTNRVGFNIKVVSMSLGDGSQHNASTG; from the coding sequence ATGAATCCGACGCCGGACCGCTCGTTCCGATGGCTCGCGCCCACCGCGCTGATGCTCCTCCTCTCGGCGCCCATCGCGCGCGCCGCCTCCCCGATGCCGGCGATCGAGCCGGGTGTCGCCGAAGCGGTCGAAGGGGGGCGCACGGTCGTCGTCAACATCGTGCTCCGGGGCGGTCATTCGCTTCCGCCGTCGCCGTCGGCGTCCGACGAGAAGGAATTGCTCGAGAGCGTCGCCGCCGCCCACCGCGCGTTCCGCGGCGCCCTCCCCGCGCACGGCGTCCACCTCCTTCGCGAGCATACGTACGCGGCGGGATCGGTCGCCGAGATCGACGCCGACGGCCTCGAGGCGCTCGAGAAGATGCCGCAGGTCGAGAGCGTCTACCTCGACGGCACGGTGCACGCGCTCGACGCGGAGGGGAATGCGCTCATCGGCTCGACCACCGTCAACGCGAGCGGCTACACGGGCGCCGGGATGGCCGCGGCGATCGTCGACACGGGGATCGACTACACGCACCCCGCCCTCGGCGGGTGCCTGGGGAATGTCTCTTCGTGCCGCGTGAAAGGGGGGTTCGACTTCGTCAACAACGACTCCGATCCAATGGACGACAACGGCCACGGCACCGAGTGCTCCGGAGTCGTCGGCGCGAACAGCGGCACCCTGAAGGGGGTCGCCCCCGCCGTGAACTTCGTCGGCCTCAAGGTCCTCGCGGCCAACGGCTCGGGATCGTTCTCCGCGGTCGACTCCGCGCTCAACTGGGTCCTCACCAACCGCGTCGGGTTCAACATCAAGGTCGTCAGCATGAGCCTCGGCGATGGCTCGCAGCACAATGCCAGCACGGG